The genomic segment AACGCCTCCTGGGTTTGGATGAAGGCCCCGCCGATACTGATGTCTTTGACGGTGTTTCTGAAAGAGCCGTCCCGGGTGTCAAAATCCACGTCGATCTGGCAGCGGCGGCGGGGGTGGGAGCGTTTCCAGTTGGCCTGCAACTTCTCCAGGTGCCGCAGATAGATCGTCTGCTGGGCGTCCGACATCCGTTCGAACAGCTCCAGCAGGCGTTTTTTGTTTTGCTCCCGCTGCATGGACTGGGCCGCTAACGCCATCGATCACCCTCCTTGCGAATCTTAAAAGCCTGCGCGGCTTGGCCGCCGCCGGGCGCCAGCCGGCGCCCGCTTTGACACAGTCCTTATATCGTCTGCGGAGAGCAAAAGTTTACCCTGAACCCGGCTGCGCACCCAAAGGGCCGCAGGGGACGCTGGCCGTCCGGGTTGCAGGCCTCACCCCAGGCGGGTTTTGGGGCAAACGGAGAGCACCGGGCAGGGGGCCCTGCGCGCCACCCGCTCCGTGGTCGAGCCGACAAAGATCTTCTCCATCACCCCCTGGCCACGGGTTCCCAGAACGATCAGGTCGACCTGGCGCCTGAGGGCGTAGCGGGTGATCTCCTCATCGGGCAGCCCTTCGAGCAGCGCAATTTGGGGGGCACACCAGTTGCAGGCCTCCTCGGGAAGCATCCGGTCGAGGCGTTTCTTCAGGCGTTCGTGCAGGCTTTGGAACAACTCGCCGTCGGCGGCCGCCGGAAAGGCCTGCAGATCCTTGTAAATCGGGGGTTCGATGACGTGTACGAGGTGCAGTTCGGCTTCGAATTCCTGCGCCAGACTGAGGGCGTTTTCAAAGGCCAGGGCGGCATTCGGCGAAAAGTCGCACCCCACCAGGATGCGCTTCAAGCGGAAGGCGGCCGGTGGGGCGTCTGAGGACTCGGGCGAAGGGCTTTTGACAATCAGCAGGGGACAGGGCAGGGTCTGCATCAGCCTTGCGGTCACCGAGCCCAGAAGCAGGCGTCTGAGTCCGGAACGGCCGTGGGTGGCTGCGATCACAAGATCCACCTTCCGATCGGCGGCCAAACGGGTGATTTCCTCGGCCGGTTGGCCGGCGGCCACCAGAATTTCAGTGGCCACGCCGCTGTCGGCCAGCAGGGCTTTAAGCTGTTCGTGCGCCGCTTTGACAGCCCGCTCGCGCTGCGCCAGCGGATCGATATAGGCCGCGCCGTATGCCAGGACCGCCGGCTCGCCGTAGACGGCTGCCGCCGGCAAATCCACCACGTGGCAACCGTAGAGGGTGCTGCCAAATTCGCGCGCCAGCGCGATGCCGTATGGCAGGCTGCGGCCGGCAAAAGTAGAGAAGTCGGTGGTGCACAAGATGCGCTGGAGGCGGGGTCGCATGGCGAATCCTCTCTTCTTGGGGCGGGGCTGGACGGGGGCGGCGGGCCAGGGGCTTTTCGTCGCCGCGGACCTTGCGGCCGAACTGCCGCCAAGTGGAGAATATCTTAGAGGAGGCGCCCGGGGCGTGTCAAAGCAATTCTGCCCGCCGGTTGCCTCGGACAGGGACGCTGCGCTAAAAAGAATCACGCTGGTATTTTGGAAATGAATCTGGTAGGAAAAATCAAGAGGGCGCCTTCATGCGAATTCCCACCCAACGCGAATGCTTTCGGCTCATCGCCGAGATGCGGATGCTGGACCACATCGTGGCCCACTCGATCCAGGTCTGCCGGGTCGCCACCCTGCTGGTGGATCAGCTCAACGCCTGCCGGCTGGAGATCAACCGCGAACTGGTGCGGGCCTCCGCCCTGCTGCACGACATCACCAAAACCCGCAGCCTGACCACCGGCGAAAACCACGCTGCCA from the Desulfobacteraceae bacterium genome contains:
- a CDS encoding universal stress protein; the protein is MRPRLQRILCTTDFSTFAGRSLPYGIALAREFGSTLYGCHVVDLPAAAVYGEPAVLAYGAAYIDPLAQRERAVKAAHEQLKALLADSGVATEILVAAGQPAEEITRLAADRKVDLVIAATHGRSGLRRLLLGSVTARLMQTLPCPLLIVKSPSPESSDAPPAAFRLKRILVGCDFSPNAALAFENALSLAQEFEAELHLVHVIEPPIYKDLQAFPAAADGELFQSLHERLKKRLDRMLPEEACNWCAPQIALLEGLPDEEITRYALRRQVDLIVLGTRGQGVMEKIFVGSTTERVARRAPCPVLSVCPKTRLG
- a CDS encoding PilZ domain-containing protein, which translates into the protein MALAAQSMQREQNKKRLLELFERMSDAQQTIYLRHLEKLQANWKRSHPRRRCQIDVDFDTRDGSFRNTVKDISIGGAFIQTQEA